The following proteins come from a genomic window of Polyangia bacterium:
- a CDS encoding PqqD family protein: MAIGADRSWTVNPLVSAAPMDAGVVLIDAATGECFELNRVGTEIWTALQGGTPPTQIAADLADRYGVPLAQVAADVDRLFEQMIARGILRVAVDR, translated from the coding sequence ATGGCCATCGGTGCCGACCGATCTTGGACGGTGAATCCGCTCGTCAGCGCAGCGCCGATGGACGCGGGCGTGGTTCTGATTGATGCGGCCACCGGCGAGTGTTTTGAATTGAATCGCGTTGGAACGGAGATCTGGACTGCCTTGCAAGGCGGAACGCCACCCACGCAAATAGCCGCAGACTTGGCGGACCGATATGGCGTGCCGCTGGCGCAGGTCGCGGCGGACGTGGACCGGCTTTTCGAACAGATGATCGCCCGCGGGATTCTGCGCGTCGCCGTCGATCGATGA